In Pseudomonas deceptionensis, a single window of DNA contains:
- the ribD gene encoding bifunctional diaminohydroxyphosphoribosylaminopyrimidine deaminase/5-amino-6-(5-phosphoribosylamino)uracil reductase RibD — translation MTPSTEQSVLDTHYMARAIELARNGLYTTHPNPRVGCVIVRDGQIVGEGWHVRTGEPHAEVHALRAAGELARGATAYVTLEPCSHHGHTPPCAEGLVNAGVARVVAAMQDPNPEVAGRGLKRLADAGIEVLSGVLESEARALNPGFLKRMEHGLPFVRVKLAMSLDGRTAMANGESQWITGPAARSAVQRLRAQASVVLTGADTVLADGARLTVRGPELGLSPELTALALSRPPLRVLIDGRLRVPLDAPFFKAGPALVATCVPPAEQYRTGPECLVIHGANGQVDLRKLLVALAARGVNEVLVEAGPRLAGAFAEQGLVDEYQIFIAAKFLGSTARPLLELPLTHMSEAPLLKITEMRAVGDDWRVTAIPVPSASV, via the coding sequence ATGACCCCGAGCACTGAACAATCTGTTTTGGACACCCATTACATGGCGCGTGCCATCGAGCTTGCGCGCAATGGGCTGTACACCACCCACCCCAATCCGCGTGTCGGTTGCGTGATCGTGCGTGACGGGCAGATCGTCGGCGAAGGCTGGCATGTGCGCACCGGTGAGCCCCATGCCGAAGTCCACGCCTTGCGGGCGGCGGGCGAGCTGGCGCGGGGCGCCACGGCCTATGTCACGCTTGAGCCGTGCAGCCACCACGGCCATACCCCGCCGTGTGCCGAGGGCCTGGTCAATGCGGGCGTGGCGCGTGTCGTGGCGGCCATGCAGGACCCCAACCCTGAAGTCGCCGGGCGCGGCCTCAAGCGTCTGGCCGATGCCGGGATTGAGGTCCTTAGCGGCGTGCTTGAAAGCGAAGCGCGGGCGCTGAACCCGGGTTTCCTCAAGCGTATGGAACACGGCCTGCCGTTTGTGCGGGTCAAGCTGGCGATGAGCCTTGATGGCCGTACCGCAATGGCCAATGGTGAAAGCCAATGGATCACGGGTCCGGCGGCCCGTTCGGCCGTGCAACGCCTGCGGGCTCAAGCCAGCGTGGTATTGACCGGCGCCGACACGGTGCTGGCGGATGGCGCCCGTCTGACGGTGCGCGGGCCTGAGCTGGGCCTGAGCCCCGAGCTGACAGCGCTGGCGCTCAGCCGTCCGCCGCTGCGGGTGTTGATCGACGGGCGTTTGCGAGTACCGCTGGATGCGCCGTTCTTCAAGGCAGGGCCGGCGCTGGTTGCCACCTGTGTGCCGCCTGCCGAGCAATACCGCACCGGGCCTGAATGCCTGGTGATCCACGGTGCCAACGGTCAGGTGGACTTGCGCAAGCTGCTGGTCGCGCTGGCGGCACGGGGTGTCAACGAAGTGCTGGTCGAGGCCGGGCCACGACTGGCCGGGGCATTTGCCGAGCAAGGTCTGGTGGATGAGTATCAGATATTCATCGCCGCCAAGTTCCTGGGCTCTACCGCCCGGCCATTGCTTGAGTTGCCGTTGACCCATATGAGCGAAGCGCCTTTGCTCAAAATCACTGAAATGCGGGCGGTGGGCGATGACTGGCGAGTCACAGCCATCCCTGTGCCATCAGCCAGCGTATAA
- a CDS encoding riboflavin synthase, protein MFTGIIESIGSIRALTPKGGDVRVSIDTGKLDLSDVKLGDSIAINGVCLTAVELPGNGFVADVSRETLDCTAFNDLKSGSRVNLEKALTPTTRLGGHLVSGHVDGVGEVVSREENARAIEFRIRAPKELAKYIAHKGSITVDGTSLTVNSVNGAEFSLTIIPHTLSETIMGDYRPGRRVNLEVDLLARYLERLLLGDKAAEPTSGGISESFLAANGYLKS, encoded by the coding sequence ATGTTTACCGGCATCATCGAATCCATCGGCAGCATCCGCGCACTGACCCCAAAGGGCGGCGATGTGCGGGTTTCCATCGACACCGGCAAGCTCGACCTGAGCGACGTCAAACTCGGCGACAGCATCGCGATCAACGGCGTGTGCCTGACCGCGGTTGAGCTGCCGGGCAACGGCTTTGTGGCTGACGTCAGCCGCGAGACCCTCGATTGCACCGCGTTCAACGACTTGAAAAGCGGCAGCCGGGTCAACCTGGAAAAGGCCCTGACCCCGACCACACGTCTGGGCGGTCACCTGGTGAGCGGTCACGTCGATGGCGTGGGCGAAGTGGTTTCGCGTGAAGAGAACGCTCGTGCCATCGAGTTCCGCATCCGCGCGCCCAAAGAGCTGGCCAAGTACATCGCCCACAAGGGCTCGATCACCGTCGACGGCACCAGCCTGACCGTGAACTCGGTCAATGGCGCCGAGTTCTCGCTGACCATCATTCCGCACACCTTGAGCGAAACCATCATGGGCGACTACCGTCCGGGTCGTCGGGTGAACCTCGAAGTCGATTTGCTGGCGCGCTACCTGGAGCGTCTGCTGCTGGGCGATAAAGCCGCAGAGCCGACCTCGGGTGGCATCAGCGAAAGTTTTCTGGCCGCCAACGGCTACCTCAAATCCTGA
- the ribBA gene encoding bifunctional 3,4-dihydroxy-2-butanone-4-phosphate synthase/GTP cyclohydrolase II, with the protein MALNSIEELVEDIRQGKMVILMDDEDRENEGDLIMAAECCKAEHINFMARFARGLICMPMTRERCELLKLPLMAPRNGSGFGTKFTVSIEAATGVTTGISAADRARTVQAASAKDAKAEDIVSPGHIFPLMAQAGGTLARAGHTEAACDLARMAGFEPSGVICEVMNDDGTMARRPELEVFAAEHGIKIGTIADLIHYRMIHERTVQRIAEQPLDSELGQFNLVTYRDSVEGDVHMALTLGKICAEEPTLVRVHNMDPLRDLLMVKQPGRWSLRAAMTAVAEAGSGVVLLLGHPLDGDVLLAHIRETADQLPVKKPTTYSIVGAGSQILRDLGVRKMRLMSSPMKFNAISGFDLEVVEYVPSE; encoded by the coding sequence GTGGCGCTCAACAGCATCGAAGAACTGGTTGAAGACATCCGCCAAGGCAAGATGGTCATCCTGATGGATGACGAAGACCGCGAGAACGAAGGCGACCTGATCATGGCCGCCGAGTGCTGCAAGGCCGAGCACATCAACTTCATGGCGCGTTTTGCCCGTGGCCTGATCTGCATGCCGATGACCCGTGAGCGCTGCGAACTGCTGAAGCTGCCGCTGATGGCGCCGCGCAACGGTTCCGGCTTTGGCACCAAGTTCACCGTCTCGATTGAAGCCGCGACCGGCGTGACCACCGGCATTTCCGCCGCTGACCGTGCGCGTACCGTGCAAGCGGCATCCGCCAAGGACGCCAAGGCCGAAGACATCGTCAGCCCGGGCCACATCTTCCCGTTGATGGCACAGGCAGGCGGCACCCTGGCTCGCGCCGGTCACACCGAGGCCGCATGCGACCTGGCCCGCATGGCCGGTTTCGAGCCAAGCGGCGTGATCTGCGAAGTCATGAATGACGACGGCACCATGGCCCGTCGTCCCGAGCTGGAAGTATTCGCCGCCGAACACGGCATCAAAATCGGCACCATTGCCGACTTGATCCACTACCGGATGATCCACGAACGTACCGTTCAGCGGATTGCCGAGCAGCCGCTGGACAGCGAACTGGGCCAATTCAACCTGGTGACCTATCGTGACTCAGTCGAAGGTGACGTGCACATGGCGCTGACCCTGGGCAAGATCTGCGCCGAAGAGCCGACGCTGGTGCGTGTGCATAACATGGACCCGTTGCGGGACCTGCTGATGGTCAAGCAGCCAGGCCGCTGGAGCCTGCGCGCCGCGATGACTGCGGTGGCCGAGGCCGGCAGCGGTGTGGTGTTGCTGTTGGGTCACCCGCTCGATGGCGATGTATTGCTGGCGCATATCCGCGAAACCGCTGACCAGTTGCCGGTGAAAAAACCTACCACTTACAGCATCGTCGGAGCGGGTTCGCAGATCCTTCGTGACCTCGGCGTGCGCAAAATGCGCTTGATGAGTTCACCAATGAAGTTCAATGCCATATCCGGTTTCGATCTGGAAGTTGTAGAATACGTGCCCTCCGAATAA
- the ribH gene encoding 6,7-dimethyl-8-ribityllumazine synthase, giving the protein MTLKTIEGTFIAPKGRYALVVGRFNSFVVESLVSGAVDALVRHGVNESDITIIRAPGAFEIPLVAQKVAQRNEYAAIIALGAVIRGGTPHFEYVAGECTKGLAQVSMEFGVPVAFGVLTVDSIEQAIERSGTKAGNKGAEAALSALEMVSLLAQLEAK; this is encoded by the coding sequence ATGACCCTGAAGACCATCGAAGGTACCTTCATCGCCCCCAAAGGTCGCTACGCGTTAGTAGTTGGCCGTTTCAACAGCTTTGTTGTCGAAAGCCTGGTGAGTGGTGCCGTTGATGCCCTGGTTCGCCACGGTGTGAACGAAAGCGACATCACCATCATCCGTGCTCCGGGTGCGTTCGAAATCCCGCTGGTTGCGCAAAAGGTTGCTCAACGCAACGAATACGCTGCCATCATCGCCTTGGGCGCCGTGATTCGTGGCGGTACTCCGCACTTCGAATACGTTGCCGGCGAATGCACCAAGGGCTTGGCCCAGGTGTCCATGGAGTTCGGCGTGCCGGTTGCATTCGGCGTGCTGACGGTCGATTCGATCGAACAAGCCATTGAGCGTTCCGGCACCAAAGCCGGTAACAAGGGCGCAGAAGCTGCCCTGTCCGCCCTTGAAATGGTAAGCCTGTTGGCACAGTTGGAGGCCAAGTGA
- the nusB gene encoding transcription antitermination factor NusB encodes MISDESDRFNPRDPKPADAGKPSKSAKRREARQLATQALYQWHMAKQSLNEIEAQFRVDNDFSDVDAAYFREILHGVPAHKGEIDAALVPCLDITIEELDPVELCVLRLSTWELIKRVDVPYRVVINEGIELAKVFGSTDGHKFVNGVLDKLAPRLREAEVKAYKR; translated from the coding sequence GTGATTTCCGACGAAAGCGATCGTTTCAACCCGCGCGATCCAAAACCTGCGGACGCTGGCAAACCCTCCAAGAGCGCCAAGCGCCGTGAAGCGCGTCAACTCGCGACTCAGGCCCTGTACCAATGGCACATGGCCAAGCAATCGCTGAACGAGATCGAAGCGCAGTTCCGCGTCGATAACGACTTCAGCGACGTTGATGCGGCCTACTTCCGTGAAATCCTGCACGGCGTGCCTGCGCACAAAGGCGAGATCGATGCTGCCCTGGTTCCATGCCTGGACATCACCATCGAAGAACTCGACCCGGTTGAACTGTGCGTTCTGCGCCTGTCCACCTGGGAGCTGATCAAGCGTGTCGACGTGCCTTACCGCGTTGTGATCAACGAAGGCATCGAGCTGGCCAAAGTGTTCGGTTCCACCGACGGCCACAAGTTCGTCAACGGTGTGCTCGACAAGCTGGCGCCACGCCTGCGTGAAGCTGAAGTAAAGGCTTACAAGCGCTAA
- the thiL gene encoding thiamine-phosphate kinase, with product MGEFELIRNFFAAAPCAQGGEGVALGIGDDCALLDVPFGEQLAISTDTLVAGVHFADPCDPFLLGQRSLAVAASDLAAMGATPLAFTLALTLPTVDADWLEAYARGLNLMAQGCGLRLIGGDTTRGPLCLTLTVFGRVPNGQALTRSGAQPGDLLCVGGELGNGAGALPLVLNQLSAGPSIAEPLLAHYWSPQPQLALGQVLRGKATAALDISDGLLADCGHIAAASRVGLLIENDRLPISLALQEFLGDAGAQQAALSGGDDYVLAFTLPAVELPTLLADGWPIHVIGRVVEGRGVGLLDVDGQDITPTIRGYQHFGI from the coding sequence ATGGGCGAGTTTGAGCTGATCCGCAACTTCTTCGCTGCCGCGCCCTGTGCGCAAGGCGGCGAGGGTGTTGCCCTTGGTATTGGCGATGACTGCGCCCTGCTGGATGTTCCCTTCGGGGAACAGCTGGCAATTTCCACCGACACCCTGGTAGCCGGGGTGCACTTCGCAGATCCTTGCGACCCTTTCTTGCTCGGTCAGCGTTCGCTGGCGGTGGCGGCCAGTGATTTGGCGGCCATGGGCGCAACCCCCCTCGCATTTACCCTTGCCCTGACCTTGCCGACGGTTGACGCCGATTGGTTAGAGGCCTATGCCCGCGGTTTGAACCTGATGGCTCAAGGCTGTGGCCTGCGCCTGATCGGTGGCGACACCACGCGCGGGCCGCTGTGCCTGACGCTCACGGTGTTTGGCCGCGTACCGAACGGCCAGGCCCTGACGCGTAGCGGTGCGCAGCCCGGCGACTTGCTGTGTGTGGGCGGCGAGCTGGGCAATGGGGCGGGGGCTTTGCCGCTGGTGCTGAACCAGCTCAGTGCCGGGCCCTCGATTGCCGAACCATTGCTGGCTCACTATTGGTCGCCGCAACCGCAACTGGCGCTGGGCCAGGTGCTGCGGGGCAAAGCCACGGCGGCGCTGGATATCTCTGATGGTTTGCTCGCCGACTGTGGTCATATTGCGGCGGCGTCCAGGGTCGGTTTGCTGATCGAAAACGATCGATTGCCGATCTCGCTGGCGCTGCAGGAGTTCCTGGGTGACGCGGGGGCGCAGCAAGCCGCGTTGAGCGGCGGTGACGATTACGTGCTGGCGTTCACCTTGCCGGCCGTTGAGTTGCCGACCCTGCTCGCAGATGGCTGGCCGATCCATGTGATTGGCCGTGTAGTCGAAGGGCGGGGCGTAGGCTTGCTGGACGTGGATGGTCAGGACATCACCCCGACCATTCGTGGTTATCAGCATTTTGGCATTTGA
- the ribA gene encoding GTP cyclohydrolase II: protein MPVVFVAACKLPTPFAEFTMHGFLEKATGREHVVLSLGDVTDGAPVLGRVHSECLTGDALFSQRCDCGSQLEAALQAIAREGRGVLLYLRQEGRGIGLLNKIRAYELQDGGADTVEANERLGFAADQRDYAICLPMLEHVGVQSLRLMTNNPRKVKALTDMGITVAERVPLHTGHNPHNKLYLATKANKLGHMMGNQHQNEADPA, encoded by the coding sequence GTGCCCGTCGTTTTTGTTGCCGCTTGCAAGTTGCCGACCCCCTTTGCCGAATTCACCATGCATGGCTTCCTTGAGAAGGCCACGGGTCGTGAACACGTTGTGCTCAGCCTGGGCGACGTGACAGATGGCGCTCCTGTGCTGGGGCGCGTGCATTCCGAATGCCTGACCGGCGATGCCCTGTTCAGCCAGCGCTGTGACTGCGGCTCGCAGCTCGAAGCCGCCTTGCAGGCCATCGCTCGCGAAGGCCGTGGCGTGCTGCTGTATTTGCGCCAGGAAGGCCGTGGTATCGGGTTGCTGAACAAAATCCGTGCTTACGAGCTGCAAGATGGCGGCGCCGATACCGTTGAAGCCAACGAACGTCTGGGCTTTGCTGCCGATCAGCGTGACTACGCGATCTGCCTGCCGATGCTTGAGCACGTAGGCGTGCAGTCGCTGCGCCTGATGACCAACAACCCGCGCAAGGTCAAGGCCTTGACCGACATGGGCATCACTGTGGCCGAGCGCGTGCCGCTGCACACGGGGCACAACCCGCACAACAAACTGTACCTGGCGACCAAAGCCAACAAGCTTGGCCACATGATGGGCAATCAGCATCAAAACGAGGCTGACCCGGCGTGA
- a CDS encoding cobalamin-binding protein encodes MRLWLAPLLLSVSLCSLAATRVVSLSPSLSEMVVELGATDLLVGRLDAGEPLPELARVPSVGRYGQLDMERLLSLQPDLLLLWPGSVGIAQREQLRRLNIPTYVGEPRSLDQLADQVQALADALDRPQRGQELAAQLRQRLAQLRGQYQRDKPLRVFYQVWDQPLYTIGGGQIISDALAVCGAINVFDDLKLPAPQVSIESVLQRNPEVIVASTQAQLDAWKTWPQIDAVKHGRLLLLADKGLERPSGQMLEATAKLCEQLHPAL; translated from the coding sequence ATGCGCCTCTGGCTGGCGCCTCTGCTGCTGAGCGTCAGCCTTTGTTCACTGGCCGCCACCCGCGTTGTCAGCCTGTCCCCGTCCTTATCTGAAATGGTTGTCGAACTGGGTGCCACCGATTTGCTGGTGGGGCGCCTGGACGCGGGCGAACCGCTGCCGGAGCTGGCCCGCGTGCCGTCAGTGGGGCGCTATGGCCAGTTGGACATGGAGCGCCTGCTCAGCCTGCAACCCGACTTGCTGCTGCTCTGGCCGGGGAGCGTGGGCATTGCACAGCGCGAGCAATTACGCCGCCTGAACATCCCGACCTACGTTGGTGAACCGCGCAGCCTGGATCAACTGGCCGATCAGGTGCAAGCGCTGGCTGATGCCCTGGATCGACCGCAGCGCGGGCAGGAGCTGGCCGCTCAACTGCGTCAGCGCCTGGCACAACTGCGCGGGCAGTATCAGCGGGACAAACCGCTGCGAGTGTTTTACCAGGTGTGGGATCAGCCGCTGTACACCATCGGTGGCGGGCAAATCATCAGCGATGCGCTTGCCGTGTGCGGCGCAATCAATGTGTTTGACGACCTGAAACTGCCTGCGCCGCAGGTCAGTATCGAATCGGTGTTGCAGCGCAATCCCGAGGTGATTGTTGCCAGCACTCAGGCTCAGCTCGACGCCTGGAAAACCTGGCCGCAGATTGATGCGGTCAAGCACGGGCGCTTGCTGTTGCTGGCCGACAAAGGCCTGGAGCGCCCAAGCGGGCAGATGCTGGAAGCGACGGCAAAGCTGTGTGAACAACTGCATCCTGCTCTGTAG
- a CDS encoding TonB-dependent receptor domain-containing protein translates to MKHIRLALILGFLPASPLLADTSEREDALKLPQTLITGNRQVQARSDSSSANSVFTRDDIDRLQPTSLTDLLGRVPGVQVARSGGRGGLPGIYIRGTKSAQSLVLVDGQRMANATSADSNLQYLNIDQIERVEVLRGSRSVIYGSDAIGGVIQIFTRRGADQAPQLRVHSTVGSYGSSDNSVGVSGGDGQTRYNVSASLEETAGINRTHASFPSDSDHDAYRNKSLNLNLSHYLSEGVEVGLTAMKNIGKTELDNSFGRWDPGTMTVSGQQLYSDFDISSVGSFIDAQLTERWNSRLELGHSENREKTRDKLSAELYSFNTYRDSLNWQNNLTLDDTNSLILGADTYEDRVRSSTVFDQDSRWNRAAFIQHRFRGDYFSTELGLRHDQNQQFGSHNTWSASLTVPLNADNDVLVSYSEGFRAPTFNDLYYPQFGNPNLKPEYSKSYELQWRSQLSDNSRLETSLYRTDISDAIVADADFIQQNIGAAQITGFESALQQEWFGWQSSLGIAVIDPRDRDTGHTLSRRARRTLSLDLDRQFGHVGVGASWQAMSRSFNDEDNTQPIAGYGLLGLRGNWQASPQVRFDVKVDNLLDKRFTRALYSYEGNYYGYREEGRALQLAVTWTPDFWHL, encoded by the coding sequence ATGAAACACATCCGCCTTGCCTTGATCCTCGGTTTTCTCCCCGCCAGCCCCTTGCTGGCCGATACCTCGGAGCGCGAAGACGCGCTCAAACTCCCGCAAACACTGATCACCGGCAACCGCCAGGTTCAAGCGCGCTCTGACAGCAGCAGCGCCAACAGCGTGTTTACCCGTGATGACATCGATCGCCTGCAACCCACGAGCCTCACCGACCTGCTGGGCCGGGTACCGGGCGTGCAAGTGGCACGCAGCGGTGGTCGCGGCGGTTTGCCGGGGATTTATATTCGCGGCACCAAATCAGCGCAAAGCCTGGTGCTGGTCGACGGCCAGCGCATGGCCAATGCCACCTCCGCCGACAGCAACCTGCAATACCTGAACATCGATCAGATCGAGCGGGTGGAAGTGCTGCGCGGCTCACGCTCGGTAATCTACGGCAGCGATGCCATTGGCGGGGTGATTCAGATCTTCACCCGCCGGGGCGCCGATCAGGCCCCACAGCTGCGCGTTCACAGCACCGTGGGCAGTTATGGCAGCTCAGACAACAGCGTCGGTGTATCCGGTGGCGATGGGCAAACGCGCTACAACGTGAGCGCCAGCCTGGAAGAGACCGCGGGAATCAATCGCACGCACGCCTCCTTCCCCAGCGACAGCGACCACGATGCCTATCGCAACAAATCGCTGAACCTGAACCTGAGCCACTACCTGAGCGAGGGCGTGGAAGTCGGGCTGACGGCGATGAAAAACATCGGCAAGACCGAACTCGACAACTCGTTCGGGCGCTGGGACCCCGGCACCATGACCGTCAGCGGGCAGCAGCTTTACAGCGATTTTGATATCAGCAGCGTGGGCAGTTTTATCGATGCGCAGCTGACCGAGCGCTGGAACTCTCGCCTGGAGCTGGGCCACAGCGAGAACCGCGAAAAAACCCGCGACAAGCTCAGTGCCGAGCTCTACAGCTTCAATACCTATCGCGACTCGCTGAACTGGCAAAACAACCTGACCCTGGACGATACAAACAGCCTGATCCTCGGTGCCGACACCTATGAAGACCGCGTGCGCAGCAGCACTGTTTTCGACCAGGACAGCCGCTGGAACCGGGCCGCATTTATCCAGCACCGTTTCCGGGGGGATTATTTCTCGACCGAGCTGGGCCTGCGTCACGACCAGAACCAGCAGTTCGGCAGCCACAACACCTGGAGCGCCAGCCTGACGGTGCCGCTGAACGCGGACAACGACGTGCTTGTTTCTTACAGCGAAGGGTTTCGGGCACCGACGTTCAACGACTTGTACTACCCCCAGTTCGGCAACCCGAACCTCAAGCCCGAGTACTCGAAGAGCTACGAGCTGCAATGGCGCAGCCAGTTAAGCGACAACAGCCGCCTGGAAACCTCCCTGTACCGCACTGACATCAGCGACGCCATTGTGGCCGATGCCGATTTTATCCAGCAGAACATCGGCGCAGCTCAAATCACCGGCTTCGAAAGCGCTTTGCAGCAGGAATGGTTTGGCTGGCAGAGCAGCTTGGGAATTGCGGTCATCGACCCACGCGATCGCGACACCGGCCACACGTTGAGCCGCCGCGCACGCAGGACGCTCAGCCTGGACCTGGATCGGCAATTCGGCCACGTGGGTGTCGGCGCCAGCTGGCAAGCGATGAGTCGCAGCTTCAACGATGAGGACAACACACAACCGATTGCAGGCTACGGGCTGTTAGGGCTGCGCGGTAACTGGCAGGCCAGCCCGCAAGTCAGGTTTGACGTGAAGGTCGACAACCTTCTGGACAAGCGCTTCACCCGCGCCCTCTACAGCTATGAAGGCAACTATTACGGCTATCGCGAAGAAGGCCGCGCGCTGCAACTGGCCGTCACCTGGACCCCTGATTTCTGGCACCTGTAG
- the dxs gene encoding 1-deoxy-D-xylulose-5-phosphate synthase, whose amino-acid sequence MPTTFQEIPRNRPTTPLLDRAGTPAGLRRLAEAELETLADELRLELLYTVGQTGGHFGAGLGVIELTIALHYVFDTPDDRLVWDVGHQAYPHKILTGRRDQMASLRQKDGIAAFPRRAESEYDTFGVGHSSTSISAALGMAIAARLQNSERKAIAVIGDGALTAGMAFEALNHAPEVDANMLVILNDNDMSISRNVGGLSNYLAKILSSRTYASMREGSKKVLSRLPGAWEIARRTEEYAKGMLVPGTLFEELGWNYIGPIDGHDLPTLIATLRNMRDLKGPQFLHIVTKKGKGFAPAEADPIGYHAITKLEPLGAPKAAPKVASGPKYSAVFGEWLCDMAAADERLVGITPAMKEGSDLIAFSERFPKRYFDVAIAEQHAVTFAAGMACEGAKPVVAIYSTFLQRGYDQLVHDVAVQNLDVLFAIDRAGLVGEDGPTHAGSFDLSFLRCIPGMVIMTPSDENELRKMLTTGHLYNGPAAVRYPRGTGPNAPIEKTLEPLEIGKGVIRRQGSKVAMLVFGVQLAEALQVAEKIDATVVDMRFVKPMDEALVREMANSHELLVTIEENAIMGGAGAGVSEFLARENVLKSVLHLGLPDVYVEHAKPSQMLAECGLDAAGIEASVRQRMQLLGL is encoded by the coding sequence ATGCCAACGACGTTTCAAGAGATCCCCCGCAACCGTCCGACTACGCCCCTGCTCGACCGGGCTGGCACGCCTGCGGGCCTGCGCCGCCTGGCCGAAGCCGAGCTGGAAACCCTGGCCGATGAGTTGCGCCTGGAATTGCTGTATACCGTCGGCCAGACGGGTGGGCATTTCGGGGCCGGCCTGGGTGTCATTGAGCTGACCATTGCGTTGCACTACGTGTTCGACACCCCGGATGACCGGTTGGTGTGGGATGTGGGTCATCAGGCCTATCCGCACAAGATCCTCACTGGTCGTCGCGATCAAATGGCGTCCTTGCGCCAGAAGGACGGCATTGCCGCATTCCCGCGTCGCGCCGAGAGCGAGTACGACACCTTTGGCGTCGGCCACTCCAGCACCTCGATCAGCGCCGCGCTGGGCATGGCCATTGCCGCCCGCCTGCAAAACAGCGAGCGCAAAGCCATCGCCGTGATCGGTGATGGCGCGCTGACTGCCGGTATGGCCTTCGAAGCCCTGAACCACGCGCCTGAAGTGGATGCCAACATGTTGGTGATCCTTAACGACAACGACATGTCGATCTCGCGCAATGTCGGTGGTTTGTCCAACTACCTGGCCAAGATCCTCTCCAGCCGTACCTACGCCAGCATGCGCGAAGGCAGCAAAAAAGTGCTGTCACGCTTGCCTGGCGCCTGGGAAATTGCCCGCCGTACCGAAGAGTACGCCAAGGGCATGCTCGTACCCGGCACGCTGTTTGAGGAACTGGGCTGGAACTACATCGGTCCTATCGACGGGCACGACCTGCCGACCCTGATCGCGACGCTGCGCAATATGCGCGACCTCAAGGGCCCGCAGTTCCTGCACATCGTCACCAAAAAAGGCAAAGGCTTCGCCCCCGCCGAAGCCGACCCGATCGGCTATCACGCCATCACCAAGCTCGAACCGCTGGGCGCCCCCAAGGCTGCACCAAAAGTGGCGAGCGGGCCGAAGTACTCGGCCGTGTTTGGCGAGTGGCTGTGCGACATGGCAGCTGCCGACGAGCGCCTGGTGGGCATCACCCCGGCCATGAAAGAAGGCTCGGACCTGATCGCCTTCAGCGAACGTTTCCCCAAGCGCTACTTCGACGTGGCGATTGCTGAACAGCACGCGGTGACCTTTGCTGCCGGTATGGCTTGCGAAGGCGCCAAGCCCGTAGTCGCGATTTACTCGACATTCCTGCAGCGCGGTTACGACCAGTTGGTGCATGACGTCGCCGTGCAAAACCTGGACGTGCTGTTCGCCATCGACCGTGCAGGTCTGGTGGGCGAAGACGGCCCGACCCACGCGGGCAGTTTCGACCTGTCGTTCCTGCGTTGCATCCCGGGCATGGTCATCATGACCCCGAGCGACGAGAACGAGCTGCGCAAGATGCTCACCACCGGCCACCTGTACAACGGTCCGGCGGCAGTGCGTTACCCGCGCGGTACTGGCCCGAACGCACCGATCGAGAAAACCCTTGAGCCGCTGGAAATCGGCAAGGGCGTGATTCGTCGCCAGGGCTCGAAAGTCGCCATGCTGGTTTTTGGCGTGCAACTGGCCGAAGCCCTGCAGGTCGCAGAAAAGATCGACGCCACGGTGGTCGACATGCGCTTCGTCAAACCGATGGATGAAGCACTGGTTCGCGAAATGGCCAACAGCCATGAGCTACTGGTGACCATTGAAGAGAACGCCATCATGGGCGGCGCCGGTGCGGGTGTCAGCGAGTTCCTGGCCCGTGAAAACGTGCTCAAGTCGGTGCTGCATCTGGGCTTGCCGGATGTCTACGTCGAACACGCCAAGCCGAGCCAGATGCTTGCCGAGTGCGGGCTGGATGCCGCCGGCATCGAGGCCTCGGTTCGTCAGCGCATGCAATTGCTGGGGCTCTGA